Proteins encoded by one window of Streptomyces sp. LX-29:
- a CDS encoding helix-turn-helix domain-containing protein codes for MPPRQPRRRSYDQYCALARTLDAVGDRWTLLIIRELLAGPRRYTDLHADLPGVSTDVLATRLKDMEAQGLATRRKLPPPGAATVYALTPRGAELLPVLTALAEWGTPDLAERRATDALRAHWFALPLRRRLPATEVPAVVDVALDEGVFHVRLGGEGPAYGDGPAETPAARLVLDADTCHELCEGALSVEQGVKAGRIEVLGDGPVAAALRGE; via the coding sequence ATGCCGCCACGTCAGCCACGCCGTCGAAGCTACGACCAGTACTGCGCCCTTGCCCGCACCCTGGACGCCGTCGGGGACCGCTGGACCCTGCTGATCATCCGGGAGCTGCTGGCCGGACCGCGCCGGTACACCGACCTCCACGCCGACCTTCCCGGCGTCTCCACGGACGTGCTCGCCACGCGACTCAAGGACATGGAGGCGCAGGGGCTCGCGACGCGCCGAAAGCTCCCGCCGCCCGGAGCCGCGACGGTGTACGCGCTCACTCCGCGTGGGGCCGAGTTGCTGCCCGTGCTGACCGCGCTCGCCGAATGGGGCACGCCCGATCTCGCCGAACGCCGGGCCACCGACGCGCTGCGTGCGCACTGGTTCGCCCTGCCCCTCCGGCGCCGCCTTCCGGCGACCGAGGTCCCGGCCGTTGTCGACGTGGCCCTGGACGAGGGCGTGTTCCATGTGCGCCTCGGAGGCGAGGGGCCGGCGTACGGCGACGGGCCCGCCGAAACGCCGGCCGCCCGCCTCGTGCTCGACGCCGACACCTGCCACGAACTCTGCGAGGGGGCGCTCAGCGTGGAGCAGGGCGTCAAGGCGGGCCGGATCGAGGTGCTCGGCGACGGGCCGGTCGCCGCCGCGCTGCGCGGCGAGTGA
- a CDS encoding LysR family transcriptional regulator — MQIDPRRLAVLRAVADSGGVLAAASILHLTPSAVSQHIARLEAETGVTLLDRSRLGGRRTVGLTAAGRLLAGHARRLTEVLADAERDLSALTGQVTGPVAVGAFVTVLENLVAPAAASLAATHPRIEVRIRQIEPEPGQSALRSGALDLLIVESDAADGPAEVSGARAVHLLDDPYRIAAPASWGPVADLQALLDRPWLSGPPGSVARRALDRVAAQHRTPLRRVHECLDFSATLAVVASGLAAAVVPALALARRDEGAFQLLDAPMLGARRLDLLHRPDRHEPSPAARLVIQAIRAVR; from the coding sequence ATGCAGATCGATCCACGGCGGCTGGCCGTGCTCCGCGCGGTGGCCGACTCCGGCGGCGTACTGGCGGCGGCGAGCATCCTCCATCTGACCCCGTCCGCCGTCTCGCAGCACATCGCGCGACTGGAGGCGGAGACGGGTGTGACCCTGCTGGACCGGTCACGGCTCGGCGGGCGCCGGACCGTCGGGCTCACCGCCGCCGGACGCCTGCTGGCCGGCCACGCCCGGCGGCTGACCGAGGTACTGGCCGACGCCGAGCGGGACCTCAGCGCCCTGACCGGGCAGGTGACCGGCCCGGTCGCGGTCGGGGCCTTCGTGACGGTACTGGAGAACCTGGTCGCCCCGGCGGCGGCCTCCCTCGCCGCCACCCACCCGCGGATCGAGGTCCGCATCCGGCAGATCGAGCCGGAGCCGGGGCAGAGCGCCCTGCGCTCGGGCGCCCTGGACCTGCTGATCGTCGAGAGCGACGCCGCGGATGGCCCCGCCGAGGTCTCCGGAGCGCGCGCGGTGCACCTCCTCGACGACCCCTACCGCATCGCCGCCCCCGCCTCCTGGGGCCCGGTGGCGGACCTTCAGGCGCTCCTGGACCGGCCCTGGCTGAGCGGGCCGCCGGGCTCGGTCGCGCGGCGAGCCCTCGACCGGGTCGCCGCGCAGCACCGCACGCCGCTCAGGCGCGTCCACGAATGCCTCGACTTCTCCGCCACGCTGGCGGTCGTGGCATCGGGCCTGGCGGCGGCCGTGGTTCCGGCGCTGGCCCTGGCGCGCCGCGACGAGGGCGCCTTTCAGCTGCTGGACGCTCCGATGCTCGGTGCACGCCGCCTGGACCTGCTGCACCGCCCGGACCGCCATGAACCCAGCCCGGCCGCGCGCCTGGTCATCCAGGCCATTCGCGCCGTACGCTGA
- a CDS encoding pyridoxal phosphate-dependent aminotransferase, with translation MEFRQSSKLSEVCYEIRGPVIEHANALEEAGHSVLRLNTGNPALFGFEAPEEIVQDMIRMLPKAHGYTDSRGVLSARRAVAQRYQAIGLTDVTVDDVFLGNGVSELVSMAVQALLEDGDEVLIPAPDFPLWTAVTTLAGGKAVHYVCDESADWYPDLDDMASKITDRTKAVVIINPNNPTGAVYPKEILEGILELARRHQLMVFADEIYDQILYDDAVHHSAATLAPDLVVLTFCGLSKTHRVAGFRSGWLVVSGPRQHARSYLEGLTMLASMRLCANAPAQYAIQAALGGRQSIKELTAPGGRLLEQRDRAWEKLNEIPGVSCVKPKGALYAFPRIDPKVHPIHDDEKFVLDLLLREKIQVVQGTGFSWPRPDHFRILTLPYADDLDAAISRIGRFLSGYRQ, from the coding sequence ATGGAGTTCCGGCAGTCGAGCAAACTCAGCGAGGTCTGCTACGAGATCCGGGGCCCGGTGATCGAGCACGCCAACGCGCTGGAGGAGGCGGGCCACAGCGTGCTGCGCCTGAACACCGGGAACCCGGCCCTGTTCGGCTTCGAGGCCCCCGAGGAGATCGTCCAGGACATGATCCGGATGCTCCCCAAGGCGCACGGTTACACCGACTCGCGCGGGGTGCTCTCCGCTCGCCGCGCCGTCGCCCAGCGCTACCAGGCGATCGGCCTGACGGATGTCACGGTGGACGACGTCTTCCTCGGCAACGGCGTCTCCGAGCTGGTCTCCATGGCCGTGCAGGCCCTTCTCGAGGACGGGGACGAAGTTCTCATCCCCGCCCCCGACTTCCCGCTCTGGACCGCCGTCACCACCCTCGCCGGCGGCAAGGCCGTGCACTACGTCTGCGACGAGTCGGCCGACTGGTATCCGGACCTCGACGACATGGCCTCCAAGATCACGGATCGCACCAAGGCCGTGGTCATCATCAACCCCAACAATCCGACGGGCGCGGTCTACCCCAAGGAGATCCTGGAAGGCATCCTCGAACTCGCCCGCCGCCACCAGCTGATGGTCTTCGCGGACGAGATCTACGACCAGATCCTGTACGACGACGCCGTGCACCACTCCGCCGCGACCCTCGCCCCCGACCTGGTCGTGCTCACGTTCTGCGGGCTGTCGAAGACGCACCGGGTGGCGGGTTTCCGCTCCGGCTGGCTGGTGGTGTCCGGGCCCCGGCAGCACGCGCGCAGCTATCTGGAGGGGCTGACCATGCTCGCCTCCATGCGGCTGTGCGCCAACGCCCCGGCCCAGTACGCCATCCAGGCCGCGCTCGGCGGCCGCCAGTCCATCAAGGAGCTGACCGCCCCGGGCGGCCGCCTCCTCGAACAGCGCGACCGCGCCTGGGAGAAGTTGAACGAGATCCCCGGCGTGTCGTGTGTGAAGCCGAAGGGCGCGCTGTACGCGTTCCCGCGCATCGACCCGAAGGTGCACCCGATCCACGACGATGAGAAGTTCGTGCTCGACCTGCTGCTTCGGGAGAAGATCCAGGTCGTCCAGGGCACCGGCTTCAGTTGGCCGCGCCCCGACCACTTCCGGATCCTGACCCTCCCCTACGCCGACGACCTGGACGCGGCGATCAGCCGGATCGGGCGCTTCCTGAGCGGGTACCGGCAGTGA
- a CDS encoding cyclase family protein, whose amino-acid sequence MTDHSTLIDADVTLADGGSLRVRGFPLDVPRSDLPERQVVELLVAALRLGPADRVRLCPGTAAAERDREVRAPSRLVDLSHVITEGMVTLPGLPGPVITPHLTRKASRAHYEAGTEFAIDRISMVGNTGTYLDSPFHRYPDRADLADLPLDAVADLPVVVVPGPPNGERGIGPDAFDGVEVAGAAVLLHTGWDRHFGTEAYGRDAPYLTGDGARALAEADARLVGIDSANIDDMRGDARPAHSVLLDAGIPVLEHLTRLDHLPRHGARLHAAAPRVRGFGTFPVRAYAVVPGVRRAP is encoded by the coding sequence ATGACCGACCACTCCACCTTGATCGACGCCGATGTGACCCTGGCCGACGGCGGCTCCCTGCGGGTGCGGGGCTTCCCGCTGGACGTTCCGCGCTCCGACCTGCCGGAGCGGCAGGTCGTCGAACTGCTCGTGGCGGCCCTCCGGTTGGGGCCGGCCGACCGCGTGCGCCTGTGCCCCGGCACCGCGGCCGCCGAACGGGACCGCGAGGTCCGGGCGCCCTCCCGACTGGTGGACCTGAGCCATGTGATCACCGAAGGCATGGTCACCCTCCCCGGGCTGCCCGGCCCGGTCATCACCCCGCATCTGACGCGAAAGGCGTCCCGCGCCCACTACGAGGCGGGCACGGAGTTCGCGATCGACCGGATCAGCATGGTCGGCAACACCGGCACCTACCTCGACAGTCCCTTCCATCGCTACCCCGACCGGGCGGACCTCGCCGACCTGCCGCTGGACGCCGTCGCCGACCTGCCGGTCGTCGTGGTGCCCGGGCCGCCGAACGGCGAACGCGGGATCGGCCCGGACGCGTTCGACGGCGTCGAGGTGGCCGGTGCGGCGGTCCTGCTGCACACCGGCTGGGACCGGCACTTCGGCACCGAGGCGTACGGCCGGGACGCGCCTTACCTCACCGGAGACGGCGCGCGGGCGCTCGCCGAAGCCGACGCCCGACTGGTGGGCATCGACAGCGCCAACATCGACGACATGCGGGGCGACGCACGCCCGGCGCACTCCGTCCTGCTCGACGCGGGCATCCCGGTGCTGGAGCACCTCACCCGTCTGGACCACCTCCCACGCCACGGCGCTCGGCTGCACGCGGCCGCGCCCCGGGTCAGAGGCTTCGGCACCTTCCCCGTCCGTGCCTACGCGGTCGTCCCCGGCGTGCGGCGGGCTCCGTGA
- a CDS encoding PP2C family protein-serine/threonine phosphatase → MIKSGRQRLRRGHGRRRLILLSPVILTIVIASLAYTTPRSMAFSRLLPAAPALAAAMWPVLPTVLLGTVCLFLMIGLGIVFPDLGTGYTAAGIVAVTVAAAYGSHVRLQRERTLFQVRLVADAAQQVVLSPMPRRFGAVEIEALYLAAAAEARIGGDFYEVVDTRYGVRLLVGDVRGKGLPAVGAAAAIVNAFREAAYDEADLVSIARRLEASSTRYSAAFAREGLLERFATALLVEIPPEGGRIDILNCGHPPPLLLDRAELRVLRPTAPSPLLNLADLIGDHYSIDTFDFGPGDLLLLYTDGVVEARGRDGGFFSLETWMAGWASARPRELLDALHRDLVHFSGGNLNDDIAALAVRLDEAPEPRHGERDQSA, encoded by the coding sequence GTGATCAAGTCTGGACGGCAACGGCTCCGTCGTGGCCACGGCCGGCGACGGCTCATCCTGCTGTCACCGGTCATCCTGACCATTGTCATCGCCAGCCTGGCGTACACCACTCCCCGAAGCATGGCCTTCAGCCGCCTCCTGCCGGCGGCGCCCGCTCTCGCCGCCGCCATGTGGCCCGTTCTCCCCACCGTCCTGCTGGGGACGGTCTGCCTCTTCCTCATGATCGGCCTCGGCATCGTCTTCCCCGACCTGGGGACGGGGTACACGGCGGCAGGGATCGTCGCGGTCACCGTGGCGGCCGCGTACGGGAGCCATGTCCGGCTCCAGCGGGAGCGGACCCTCTTCCAGGTCCGGCTCGTCGCCGACGCGGCGCAGCAGGTGGTTCTGAGCCCTATGCCGCGCCGCTTCGGGGCCGTCGAGATCGAGGCGCTGTACCTCGCGGCCGCGGCGGAGGCCCGCATCGGCGGCGACTTCTACGAGGTGGTCGACACGCGGTACGGCGTCCGGCTGCTCGTCGGCGATGTGCGGGGCAAGGGCCTCCCGGCGGTGGGGGCGGCAGCGGCGATCGTCAACGCCTTCCGGGAGGCCGCCTACGACGAGGCCGACCTCGTCAGCATCGCGCGCCGGCTGGAGGCCAGCAGCACCCGCTACAGCGCGGCCTTCGCCCGCGAGGGCCTGTTGGAGCGCTTCGCCACCGCCCTGCTCGTCGAGATCCCTCCGGAGGGCGGCCGTATCGACATCCTCAACTGCGGACACCCGCCGCCGCTGCTCCTGGACCGTGCGGAACTCCGTGTGCTGCGGCCCACCGCACCCTCGCCGCTGCTCAATCTCGCGGACCTGATCGGCGATCACTACAGCATCGACACCTTCGATTTCGGCCCCGGCGACCTGCTGCTGCTCTACACCGACGGGGTCGTCGAGGCCCGTGGCCGCGACGGCGGCTTCTTCTCTCTGGAGACCTGGATGGCCGGGTGGGCCTCCGCCCGGCCCCGCGAACTGCTCGACGCTCTCCACCGCGACCTCGTCCACTTCAGCGGAGGAAACCTGAACGACGACATCGCGGCCCTCGCCGTGCGCCTGGACGAAGCTCCGGAGCCGCGTCACGGTGAGCGGGATCAGTCCGCGTGA
- a CDS encoding tetratricopeptide repeat protein has translation MRQEIRAENGHAYGAIGADIHVFGTGTPVYLLFAHQRVPGLDGEWLRAQPSRMLDARAEVVDFTGRDAELGDLIAWREQRSHKAVRWLHGPGGQGKTRLATRLAADSEAAGWKVVTAVHGTDTAPPAEGSQDLRLDGHTGVLVLVDYADRWPASHLSWLFHNRLLRQGVPARILLIGRSAHGWPAVRGQLNRLRENIDTSDQPLRPLPVEGDERGRMFTTARDCFAARYPELPDVGSIAPPGPLGHDDFGLTLAVQMAALVAVDARARGCRAPGDMVGLTAYLLDREHENWRQLHENADSGLPHRTPDRLMARAVFTAVLTGPVTRHVGRAVLAGLVPDMAADELLGDHAVCYPPTDPSRSHVLHPLLPDRLAEDFLALTLPGSPVTGYATDPWAASGVTSLLARGGDGAAAPWTPRAVTFLAEAAGRWPHVGQGHLFPVLRGDPELALDAGSGALTSLAGIDTLDFDMVEGIERRFRSVTGNTRHVEIDAGYAVLTERVTRRRLAATGDPRERAEALHTLAIRLSYAGRGREAVDVETTAVEYGRAAVTTGQPTDVDLHNHAVSLSHLSELLADAGRLEEATEPAVTAVRVLRSLAQGDRDRYLAPFAHATGTLSALLERLGRPDQALEHAESAFLLYQEAVRSGHAERTARHLPNYTAAARRLASLLSEQGRPEDALRLYEGSLEYGRALVAAAPETELPGLAATLSGIGLTLARLGRDEEALAPSLECVELYRGLEKANPAVFRPHLGDALSNLGRRLESLSRRSEALAVTQEALALHRRLAADDPDRHLPRLADVLARVSDLLSAGGRREEAISPRQEAVDILRELAGDEPAYVPVLAVSLNDLGARFAEALRPADAVAPARESLELHRRLAQENPRAYIPLLAASLFNTGLRHSALGRPAEALELLGEAVGRYRQLVVVGGSAAYGAQLAMSLGAAAEQLAALGRVGEMLAASQESLDLLGPLAASDPEAHLAELTRRQLRYAEMRLRATVDLSSASEAAVGAVDTYWSVAERQPVYIPVLKRALTVLADILAALGNHADAAEFRRKRDGIPDPNPGPSRA, from the coding sequence ATGCGGCAGGAGATCCGGGCGGAGAACGGGCACGCGTACGGGGCCATCGGCGCGGACATCCACGTCTTCGGCACCGGCACCCCGGTCTATCTGCTGTTCGCGCATCAGAGGGTTCCCGGCCTCGACGGCGAGTGGCTCCGGGCCCAGCCCAGCCGCATGCTCGACGCGCGAGCCGAAGTCGTCGACTTCACCGGCCGGGACGCCGAGCTGGGCGACCTGATCGCCTGGCGTGAGCAGCGCTCCCACAAAGCGGTCCGTTGGCTGCACGGGCCCGGCGGGCAGGGCAAGACCCGGTTGGCGACACGACTCGCCGCCGACTCCGAGGCGGCCGGTTGGAAGGTCGTCACCGCCGTGCACGGCACCGACACCGCCCCGCCCGCGGAGGGCAGCCAGGACCTGCGGCTGGACGGGCACACCGGCGTTCTCGTCCTCGTCGACTACGCCGACCGGTGGCCCGCCTCGCATCTGAGCTGGCTGTTCCACAACCGGCTGCTACGCCAGGGCGTCCCGGCCCGGATCCTGCTGATCGGCCGGTCCGCGCACGGCTGGCCGGCCGTGCGCGGACAGCTGAACCGGCTGCGCGAGAACATCGACACCTCCGATCAGCCGCTGCGCCCGCTGCCCGTGGAGGGGGACGAGCGCGGTCGCATGTTCACCACCGCCCGGGACTGCTTCGCCGCGCGCTACCCCGAACTCCCCGACGTCGGGTCCATCGCTCCGCCGGGGCCGCTCGGCCACGACGACTTCGGGCTGACGCTCGCCGTGCAGATGGCCGCGCTGGTCGCCGTGGACGCGCGGGCGCGGGGGTGTCGGGCGCCCGGCGACATGGTCGGACTGACCGCGTACCTGCTCGACCGCGAGCACGAGAACTGGCGGCAGCTCCATGAGAACGCGGACTCGGGGCTGCCCCATCGCACCCCCGACCGCCTCATGGCGCGGGCCGTGTTCACGGCCGTCCTCACCGGGCCGGTGACCCGGCACGTCGGCCGTGCCGTGCTCGCCGGGCTGGTGCCGGACATGGCGGCCGACGAACTGCTGGGCGACCACGCGGTCTGCTATCCGCCCACCGACCCGAGCCGCTCCCATGTCCTCCACCCCCTGCTGCCCGACCGTCTCGCCGAGGACTTCCTCGCGCTCACCCTGCCCGGCAGCCCCGTCACCGGATACGCCACCGACCCCTGGGCCGCCTCCGGGGTGACCTCGCTGCTGGCCCGCGGCGGAGACGGGGCCGCGGCGCCCTGGACGCCGCGTGCCGTGACCTTCCTCGCGGAGGCGGCCGGCCGGTGGCCACACGTGGGGCAGGGGCATCTCTTCCCGGTGCTGAGGGGGGATCCGGAGCTCGCGCTCGACGCGGGGAGCGGCGCGCTGACCTCGCTCGCGGGGATCGACACGCTCGATTTCGACATGGTCGAGGGCATCGAGCGAAGGTTCAGGTCCGTCACCGGGAACACCCGGCACGTCGAGATCGACGCGGGGTACGCGGTGCTCACCGAGCGCGTCACCCGGCGCCGGCTCGCCGCCACCGGCGACCCGCGCGAACGGGCCGAGGCCCTGCACACCCTGGCCATCCGGCTGTCGTACGCGGGGCGCGGGCGGGAGGCCGTCGACGTCGAGACCACGGCGGTGGAGTACGGCCGTGCGGCCGTGACGACCGGTCAGCCGACCGATGTCGACCTGCACAACCACGCCGTCTCCCTGAGCCACCTCAGTGAGCTGCTCGCGGACGCGGGACGGCTGGAGGAGGCGACCGAGCCCGCCGTCACGGCGGTGCGGGTGCTCCGCAGCCTGGCCCAGGGCGACCGGGACCGCTATCTCGCCCCCTTCGCCCACGCCACCGGCACACTCTCCGCCCTGCTGGAGCGCCTGGGCCGGCCGGACCAGGCCCTCGAACACGCCGAATCGGCCTTCCTCCTGTACCAGGAGGCCGTCAGGAGCGGCCACGCCGAGCGGACGGCGCGACACCTGCCGAACTACACGGCGGCGGCGCGGCGGCTCGCCTCCCTCCTCTCCGAGCAGGGCCGACCCGAGGACGCGCTGCGGCTGTACGAGGGCTCCCTGGAGTACGGCCGCGCCCTCGTCGCGGCCGCCCCGGAGACCGAACTTCCCGGGCTGGCCGCGACGCTCAGCGGAATCGGCCTCACCCTGGCCCGGCTCGGCCGCGACGAGGAGGCCCTGGCGCCCAGCCTGGAGTGCGTCGAGCTGTACCGCGGGCTGGAGAAGGCGAATCCCGCCGTGTTCCGCCCGCACCTCGGGGACGCGCTGAGCAACCTCGGCCGGCGGTTGGAGAGCCTCTCCCGGCGGAGCGAGGCGCTCGCCGTCACTCAGGAGGCGCTCGCGCTGCACCGTCGGCTCGCGGCCGACGACCCCGACCGACACCTCCCCCGGCTGGCCGACGTCCTCGCCCGCGTCTCCGACCTGCTGTCGGCGGGTGGCCGACGGGAGGAGGCGATATCGCCACGGCAGGAGGCCGTCGACATCCTCCGGGAGCTCGCCGGGGACGAGCCCGCGTACGTGCCCGTCCTTGCCGTCTCCCTGAACGACCTGGGTGCCCGGTTCGCCGAGGCGCTCCGGCCCGCCGACGCCGTCGCTCCCGCCCGGGAGTCGCTGGAGCTCCACCGCCGGCTCGCCCAGGAGAACCCCCGCGCGTACATCCCCCTCCTCGCGGCCTCCCTCTTCAACACGGGTCTGCGCCACTCCGCCCTGGGGCGGCCCGCCGAGGCGCTGGAGCTGCTCGGGGAGGCCGTCGGCCGGTACCGACAGCTGGTCGTCGTGGGCGGCTCGGCCGCGTACGGCGCACAGTTGGCGATGTCCCTGGGCGCCGCCGCCGAGCAGCTCGCGGCGCTGGGCCGTGTCGGCGAGATGCTCGCGGCCAGCCAGGAGAGCCTTGATCTCCTGGGGCCGCTGGCCGCGTCGGATCCGGAGGCCCATCTGGCCGAGCTCACCCGCCGGCAGCTCCGCTACGCCGAGATGCGGCTGCGCGCGACGGTCGACCTGTCGTCGGCGTCGGAGGCGGCCGTCGGCGCCGTGGACACGTACTGGTCGGTGGCCGAACGTCAGCCGGTCTACATACCGGTGCTGAAGCGGGCCCTGACCGTCCTCGCCGACATCCTGGCAGCCCTCGGCAACCACGCCGACGCCGCCGAGTTCCGCCGCAAACGGGACGGCATCCCGGACCCGAACCCGGGTCCGTCCCGGGCTTGA
- a CDS encoding amidinotransferase, whose translation MAAPSAATEKAAEPLVSPVSSHNEWDPLEEVIVGRLDGATIPSKHPVVACNLPPWAARLQGLAASCRYPRKMVEEAQRELDQFIALLRSLGITVRRPDAVDHGQRFGTPDWSSHGFCNTCPRDSMLVIGDEIIETPMAWPCRYFETHSYRTLLKDYFRRGARWTAAPRPQLTDALFEADFTVPADGEPMRYILTEFEPVFDAADFVRAGRDLFVTRSNVTNEMGISWLRRHLGPGYRIHEIESRCRAPMHIDTTFIPLSPGKALINPEYIDVDRLPDILKSWDILVAPEPNPIDERVLRITSMCGKWLNMNVLMVDEKRVIVERHHTDMLRALERWGFEPIPCDLMHYAPFGGSFHCATLDIRRRGTLESYFP comes from the coding sequence ATGGCGGCACCGTCGGCCGCGACGGAAAAGGCCGCTGAACCTCTCGTCTCGCCGGTCAGCTCGCACAACGAGTGGGACCCGCTGGAGGAGGTCATCGTCGGGCGCCTCGACGGCGCGACGATCCCCTCCAAGCATCCGGTCGTGGCCTGCAACCTCCCACCCTGGGCGGCGCGATTGCAGGGCCTCGCCGCCAGTTGCAGGTATCCGCGCAAGATGGTCGAGGAGGCCCAGCGCGAACTCGATCAGTTCATCGCCCTCCTGCGGTCCCTCGGCATCACGGTCAGGCGCCCGGACGCGGTCGACCACGGGCAGCGCTTCGGCACCCCCGACTGGTCGTCGCACGGTTTCTGCAACACCTGTCCGCGTGACAGCATGCTCGTGATCGGCGACGAGATCATCGAGACCCCGATGGCATGGCCGTGCCGCTATTTCGAGACCCACTCCTATCGCACGCTCCTCAAGGACTACTTCCGGCGCGGAGCGCGCTGGACGGCGGCTCCCAGGCCGCAGCTCACGGACGCACTGTTCGAGGCGGATTTCACCGTCCCCGCGGACGGCGAGCCCATGCGCTATATCCTCACCGAGTTCGAGCCCGTATTCGACGCCGCGGATTTCGTGCGCGCCGGGCGGGACCTGTTCGTGACGCGCAGCAACGTCACCAACGAGATGGGCATCTCCTGGCTGCGCCGCCATCTCGGACCGGGATATCGCATCCATGAGATCGAGAGCCGTTGCCGCGCGCCGATGCACATCGACACGACGTTCATCCCGCTCTCGCCCGGCAAGGCACTGATCAACCCCGAGTACATCGACGTCGACCGCCTGCCCGACATCCTGAAGTCCTGGGACATCCTGGTCGCTCCCGAGCCCAACCCGATCGACGAGCGCGTGCTGAGGATCACCTCCATGTGCGGCAAATGGCTCAACATGAACGTTCTCATGGTCGACGAGAAACGGGTGATCGTGGAGCGGCACCACACCGATATGCTGCGCGCCCTCGAGAGATGGGGATTCGAACCGATCCCGTGCGACCTGATGCACTACGCGCCGTTCGGCGGCTCGTTCCACTGCGCGACGCTCGACATCCGTCGCCGCGGCACGCTCGAGTCCTATTTCCCTTGA
- a CDS encoding YwqG family protein, whose translation MTQSTVDPLHTLAREHLPEEVAERWVGLLRPGLRLEKAAGAGPGRGTGTAGETSPVVGRLGGLPELPEGETWPVWEGHGPLAFVASLDCASLPSTALDIALPADGTLAFFHFDGQVDGGRAMVAPDHPDSWAGARVLYVPAGVPVAERAAPEGIRPYPVVPLTARMETTAPCAWHPVVSQEFAPMSEDHPVWDEDFQDALAERLEGTEHRIGGHAHPVQGAVEYEVARGALGSPPWDDPRIQEEALRWVLLAQFDTDDDADMMWGDCGALYWLIRPEDLVERRFDRAMFTWQCC comes from the coding sequence ATGACACAGAGCACCGTCGACCCGTTGCACACCCTCGCCCGCGAGCATCTGCCCGAAGAGGTCGCCGAGCGGTGGGTCGGCCTGCTGCGGCCGGGCCTGCGCCTGGAGAAGGCCGCGGGTGCGGGGCCGGGGCGGGGTACGGGCACGGCCGGGGAGACGAGTCCGGTCGTCGGCCGGCTCGGCGGGTTGCCGGAGCTGCCCGAGGGCGAGACGTGGCCCGTGTGGGAGGGGCACGGCCCGCTGGCCTTCGTCGCTTCGCTCGACTGCGCCTCGCTGCCCTCCACCGCCCTCGACATCGCCCTGCCCGCCGACGGCACGCTGGCCTTCTTCCACTTCGACGGGCAGGTGGACGGCGGCCGCGCGATGGTGGCACCCGACCACCCCGACAGCTGGGCGGGCGCGCGCGTGCTGTACGTGCCGGCGGGCGTCCCCGTCGCCGAGCGGGCGGCACCGGAGGGCATCCGGCCCTACCCCGTGGTGCCGCTGACGGCGCGGATGGAGACGACGGCGCCGTGCGCCTGGCACCCGGTGGTCTCCCAGGAGTTCGCGCCGATGTCCGAGGACCACCCGGTGTGGGACGAGGACTTCCAGGACGCCCTGGCGGAGCGGCTCGAGGGCACGGAGCACCGCATCGGCGGCCACGCGCACCCCGTGCAGGGCGCGGTGGAGTACGAGGTCGCCCGTGGCGCCCTGGGCAGCCCGCCGTGGGACGACCCCCGCATCCAGGAGGAGGCCCTGCGCTGGGTGCTGCTCGCCCAGTTCGACACCGATGACGACGCCGACATGATGTGGGGCGACTGCGGCGCCCTCTACTGGCTGATACGCCCCGAAGACCTGGTCGAACGCCGCTTCGACCGCGCGATGTTCACCTGGCAGTGCTGCTGA
- a CDS encoding GNAT family N-acetyltransferase: MRHVAVADADPREVMPPVGGPDGWTLERQAAFLRFHESRALAVEPVETTFAVVVGERVVGAARLCPMEEPAGAVEAGVWIGRSHRGAGVGGAVLKQLLDRARAEGIGTVCVSTAPENTAVRQLMARMGVELVREGDVLTGWMDPSAVVQP, encoded by the coding sequence TTGCGGCACGTCGCCGTGGCGGATGCCGATCCCCGCGAGGTGATGCCGCCGGTCGGCGGGCCGGATGGCTGGACGCTCGAACGTCAGGCCGCGTTTCTGCGGTTTCATGAGTCGAGAGCGCTGGCTGTCGAGCCTGTGGAGACCACCTTCGCCGTCGTCGTGGGCGAGCGGGTGGTCGGAGCCGCCCGGCTGTGCCCCATGGAGGAGCCGGCCGGGGCGGTGGAGGCCGGGGTGTGGATCGGCCGTTCCCATCGTGGCGCCGGCGTGGGCGGCGCTGTCCTCAAGCAGCTTCTGGACCGGGCCCGCGCGGAGGGGATCGGTACGGTGTGCGTGAGCACGGCACCGGAGAACACGGCTGTCAGACAGCTGATGGCCCGCATGGGTGTGGAGCTCGTCCGTGAGGGAGACGTGCTCACGGGGTGGATGGACCCGTCCGCGGTGGTCCAGCCGTAG